From a single Streptomyces rubradiris genomic region:
- the purU gene encoding formyltetrahydrofolate deformylase, translated as MTNQSASAAAPADQYVLTLSCPDKQGIVHAVSSYLFMTGCNIEDSQQFGDHDTGLFFMRVHFSAEAPVTVEKLRASFAAVGDSFHMDWQIHRADEKMRILLMVSKFGHCLNDLLFRARIGALPVEIAGVVSNHTDFEELVGSYNIPFHHIPVTKDTKPEAEAQLLELVREERVELVVLARYMQVLSDDLCKQLSGRIINIHHSFLPSFKGAKPYHQAHARGVKLIGATAHYVTADLDEGPIIEQEVERVGHGVTPDQLVAIGRDVECQALARAVKWHAERRILLNGRRTVVFA; from the coding sequence ATGACAAATCAGTCAGCTTCCGCCGCCGCCCCGGCCGACCAGTACGTCCTGACGCTCTCCTGCCCGGACAAGCAGGGCATCGTGCACGCCGTGTCCAGCTACCTGTTCATGACCGGCTGCAACATCGAGGACAGCCAGCAGTTCGGCGACCACGACACGGGCCTGTTCTTCATGCGCGTCCACTTCTCGGCCGAGGCCCCGGTGACGGTCGAGAAGCTGCGGGCGAGCTTCGCCGCGGTCGGGGACTCCTTCCACATGGACTGGCAGATCCACCGGGCCGACGAGAAGATGCGCATCCTGCTCATGGTCAGCAAGTTCGGGCACTGCCTGAACGACCTGCTGTTCCGGGCGCGGATCGGCGCGCTTCCGGTGGAGATCGCCGGCGTGGTGTCGAATCACACCGATTTCGAAGAGCTGGTGGGTTCGTACAACATTCCCTTCCATCACATCCCGGTCACCAAGGACACCAAGCCCGAGGCCGAGGCCCAGCTGCTGGAGCTGGTGCGCGAGGAGCGGGTCGAACTGGTCGTCCTCGCCCGCTACATGCAGGTCCTCTCGGACGACCTGTGCAAGCAGCTCAGCGGCCGGATCATCAACATCCACCACTCGTTCCTGCCGAGCTTCAAGGGCGCGAAGCCGTACCACCAGGCGCACGCCCGGGGCGTGAAGCTGATCGGTGCGACGGCGCACTACGTCACCGCGGACCTGGACGAGGGGCCGATCATCGAGCAGGAGGTCGAGCGGGTCGGGCACGGTGTGACGCCGGACCAGCTGGTGGCCATCGGCCGGGACGTGGAGTGCCAGGCGCTGGCGCGGGCCGTCAAGTGGCACGCCGAGCGGCGCATCCTGCTCAACGGCCGCCGGACCGTGGTGTTCGCCTGA
- a CDS encoding SCO4402 family protein, whose product MTVQGSENSSRRGRRSSTMGGMPLNDMPWWRWRSNVRSALHMLSDPLFQREVWLAGVDGYGDVTDAVYRLVEDTWLDNWSAEKYVGTIFRDSQEAALVDTAVLRLLRIMHQVGPDAPVAAYLDHPGWPDAVRAARDAHVRMSVSDGDDPDTAPKSLEVLRILTRSV is encoded by the coding sequence GTGACCGTGCAAGGTTCGGAGAACTCTTCCCGTCGTGGCCGCCGCTCCTCCACCATGGGCGGCATGCCCCTCAACGACATGCCGTGGTGGCGGTGGCGCAGCAATGTGCGCTCGGCGCTGCACATGCTCTCCGACCCGCTGTTCCAGCGCGAGGTCTGGCTGGCCGGGGTCGACGGCTACGGCGACGTCACGGACGCCGTGTACCGGCTGGTGGAGGACACCTGGCTGGACAACTGGTCGGCGGAGAAGTACGTCGGCACCATATTCCGGGACTCGCAGGAGGCGGCGCTCGTCGACACCGCCGTGCTGCGGCTGCTGCGGATCATGCACCAGGTCGGCCCGGACGCGCCGGTCGCCGCGTACCTGGACCACCCCGGCTGGCCGGACGCGGTGCGGGCGGCGCGGGACGCGCACGTGCGGATGTCGGTGAGCGACGGGGACGACCCGGACACGGCCCCGAAGAGCCTGGAGGTCCTGCGCATTCTCACGCGTTCTGTTTAG
- a CDS encoding metal-dependent transcriptional regulator, producing MSGLIDTTEMYLRTILELEEEGVVPMRARIAERLDQSGPTVSQTVARMERDGLVSVASDRHLELTEEGRRLATRVMRKHRLAECLLVDVIGLEWEQVHAEACRWEHVMSEAVERRVLELLRHPTESPYGNPIPGLEELGEKDGADPFLDESMVSLADLDAGTDGKTVVVRRIGEPIQTDAQLMYTLRRAGVQPGSVVSVTESPGGVLVGSGGEAAELEADVASHVFVAKR from the coding sequence ATGTCCGGACTGATCGACACCACGGAGATGTATCTCCGCACCATCCTCGAACTCGAAGAGGAAGGCGTCGTCCCCATGCGCGCCCGCATCGCGGAGCGGCTGGACCAGAGCGGGCCGACGGTGAGCCAGACGGTGGCGCGCATGGAGCGCGACGGCCTGGTGTCCGTGGCCAGCGACCGGCACCTGGAGCTCACGGAGGAGGGGCGCCGGCTGGCGACGCGCGTGATGCGCAAGCACCGCCTGGCCGAGTGCCTGCTCGTCGACGTGATCGGGCTGGAGTGGGAGCAGGTGCACGCCGAGGCGTGCCGCTGGGAGCACGTGATGAGCGAGGCCGTGGAGCGGCGGGTGCTGGAGCTGCTGCGGCACCCCACCGAGTCGCCGTACGGCAATCCCATCCCGGGCCTGGAGGAGCTGGGCGAGAAGGACGGCGCGGACCCGTTCCTGGACGAGAGCATGGTCTCGCTGGCCGACCTGGACGCGGGCACGGACGGCAAGACGGTCGTCGTGCGCCGTATCGGGGAGCCGATCCAGACGGACGCGCAGCTGATGTACACGCTGCGGCGGGCGGGCGTGCAGCCCGGCTCGGTGGTGAGCGTGACCGAGTCGCCCGGCGGTGTGCTCGTGGGCAGCGGCGGCGAGGCGGCCGAGCTGGAGGCGGACGTCGCCTCCCACGTGTTCGTGGCCAAGCGCTGA
- a CDS encoding bifunctional DNA primase/polymerase — MEETIAGAENTQMTGQIPRQRGASLLETAVRYAEERHWDVVPGTWLETAGGTQRCSCGEVACPAPGAHPARPDWATQATGSATVARRMWQKQPAASILLPTGRTFEAVSVPESAGFLALARMERMELTLGPVTLTPDRRMQFFVLPGASAKVADLVRRLGWSLPSLDLVALGEGAYVAAPPTRFGCRGAVQWARRPTPANRWLPDVEELISPLAYACGRDR; from the coding sequence GTGGAAGAGACGATCGCGGGCGCCGAGAACACGCAGATGACCGGTCAGATTCCGCGGCAGCGCGGGGCATCGCTGCTGGAGACCGCCGTACGCTACGCCGAGGAGCGGCACTGGGACGTGGTGCCGGGCACCTGGCTGGAGACCGCCGGCGGCACGCAGCGCTGCTCTTGTGGTGAGGTTGCCTGCCCCGCGCCGGGCGCGCACCCCGCGCGCCCCGACTGGGCGACCCAGGCGACCGGCAGTGCGACCGTCGCCCGCCGGATGTGGCAGAAGCAGCCGGCGGCGTCGATCCTGCTGCCGACGGGACGGACGTTCGAGGCGGTGTCCGTCCCGGAGAGCGCCGGGTTCCTGGCGCTGGCCCGGATGGAGCGGATGGAACTGACGCTCGGTCCGGTCACGCTGACCCCGGACCGGCGGATGCAGTTCTTCGTGCTGCCGGGGGCCTCGGCGAAGGTGGCGGATCTGGTGCGGCGGCTGGGCTGGTCGCTGCCGTCACTGGACCTGGTGGCGCTGGGCGAGGGCGCGTACGTGGCGGCGCCGCCCACCCGGTTCGGGTGCCGGGGCGCCGTGCAGTGGGCCCGCCGCCCGACCCCGGCGAACCGCTGGCTGCCGGACGTGGAGGAACTGATCTCCCCGCTGGCCTACGCCTGCGGAAGGGATCGCTGA
- a CDS encoding ABC transporter substrate-binding protein codes for MTGRRRTRSLPVPAPSRSSRPVRAGALAACAVALCVSLTAACGLVPGATGGSGDAPVTVMTWAPQDTDATNKPGMPAMALAYAKWVNAHGGVGGRELKVLTCNDHNDSVGAARCAKRAAAEHVVAVVGSYSQFGDSFLAPLEGAGIPYIGGYGVTNDEFTGTMSYPVNGGQPALLAGLGKALAAGCGNVALVRPDSIAGDQLPALLDAGLRAGGHADAGDQLAAEDATEYGDQAERALRHATADPAREGCVVPALGDRTDTFMDSFRRVRASHPDVRTATVLGSVDQTVINATGGALGPYEGAYVTGWYPAASDPRWAPMKKVISEAAFDDDRIDPADAGVQTTWIAYTVLRAVLEEIGDGEVSPDAVRRTLNDGLRVSTGGLTPTLSWPYAGRLAAVGFPRLVNADVTLQVVRDGRLVSAGERVGDKNGVFDMTPVLARAEVP; via the coding sequence ATGACCGGCAGGCGACGCACTCGCTCCCTCCCCGTTCCCGCCCCTTCCCGCTCCTCCCGCCCCGTCCGGGCCGGCGCCCTCGCCGCGTGCGCCGTGGCCCTGTGCGTGTCGCTCACCGCCGCGTGCGGGCTCGTCCCCGGTGCCACGGGGGGCTCCGGGGACGCGCCGGTCACGGTGATGACCTGGGCCCCGCAGGACACCGACGCGACCAACAAGCCCGGCATGCCCGCCATGGCCCTCGCCTACGCGAAGTGGGTCAACGCGCACGGCGGCGTGGGCGGTCGCGAGCTGAAGGTGCTGACCTGCAACGACCACAACGACAGCGTGGGCGCCGCAAGGTGCGCCAAGCGCGCCGCGGCCGAGCACGTGGTCGCCGTCGTCGGCTCCTACAGCCAGTTCGGCGACTCCTTCCTCGCCCCGCTGGAGGGCGCCGGCATCCCCTACATCGGCGGCTACGGCGTCACCAACGACGAGTTCACCGGCACCATGTCCTACCCGGTCAACGGCGGCCAGCCCGCTCTGCTGGCCGGCCTCGGCAAGGCCCTCGCGGCCGGCTGCGGCAACGTCGCCCTGGTCCGCCCCGACAGCATCGCCGGCGACCAGCTGCCCGCGCTGCTCGACGCCGGCCTCAGGGCCGGCGGGCACGCGGACGCCGGCGACCAGCTCGCCGCCGAGGACGCCACCGAGTACGGCGACCAGGCCGAGCGGGCGCTGCGCCACGCGACCGCGGACCCGGCCCGCGAGGGCTGTGTGGTGCCCGCGCTCGGCGACCGCACGGACACCTTCATGGACTCCTTCCGGCGGGTCCGCGCGAGCCACCCGGACGTGCGCACGGCGACCGTCCTCGGCAGCGTCGACCAGACGGTGATCAACGCCACGGGCGGGGCCTTGGGCCCGTACGAGGGGGCGTACGTCACCGGCTGGTACCCGGCCGCCTCCGATCCGCGCTGGGCCCCGATGAAGAAGGTGATCAGCGAGGCCGCCTTCGACGACGACCGCATCGACCCCGCCGACGCCGGGGTGCAGACCACCTGGATCGCCTACACCGTGCTCCGGGCCGTCCTGGAGGAGATCGGCGACGGCGAGGTGAGCCCCGACGCCGTGCGGCGCACCCTCAACGACGGGCTGCGGGTCTCCACCGGCGGCCTCACCCCGACCCTGAGCTGGCCCTACGCGGGCAGGCTCGCCGCGGTCGGCTTCCCGCGGCTGGTCAACGCCGACGTCACCCTCCAGGTGGTCCGCGACGGCAGGCTGGTCTCGGCCGGGGAGCGCGTCGGCGACAAGAACGGGGTCTTCGACATGACGCCGGTCCTGGCGCGGGCCGAGGTGCCCTGA
- a CDS encoding zf-HC2 domain-containing protein: MNGPHRFEEAHENAHGAADDGRRDEDGPGEHRESGTGVHRGPAGSGGRFGPPGGAAAGSGRSGAGPAPRIPTPRTSVEDGGFPPSGRADLGDRVPVPPLDLSHDVLKSLLGAWALAACSAAETAAVEEHLGGCGACADEARRLREAVGLLHQPESLDLDPGLRTRVLESCLRRRPPRIPVPDWAAPYDAETARLDALLQDFKDAEWQAPVELRWFENDVPVVRRTTVAGVIAHLLAVDGLIAAALGLADPLGRSAGPTGAGAAGPAGRTEAYWRSAHLPPAHAVRGAWREQSHALVRTVSFTGGRTGGLPVSYGEFTLPLHDAMLDRAFECWVHAEDIAKAVDYPYAAPTPRHLHRMIGLAARVLPTVLAERRRAGLSEPARHTPHLVPAGAPGRSLRLEIEGDAGGEWLIPLDSPAAQGSAELEVARVVLDGAEFCKLAAGHVSPEDAAAGQTGDRRAIRDVLYAAASLSRM; this comes from the coding sequence GTGAACGGCCCGCACCGCTTCGAGGAGGCGCACGAGAACGCCCACGGCGCGGCGGACGACGGCCGCCGGGACGAGGACGGGCCCGGGGAGCACCGCGAAAGCGGCACTGGTGTGCACCGCGGCCCGGCCGGCTCCGGAGGGCGCTTCGGGCCGCCGGGCGGTGCCGCCGCGGGCTCCGGACGCTCCGGGGCCGGGCCCGCTCCGCGCATACCCACGCCCCGAACCTCCGTGGAGGACGGCGGGTTTCCGCCGTCCGGCCGCGCCGACCTGGGGGACCGCGTACCCGTGCCGCCGCTCGACCTGTCGCACGACGTCCTGAAGTCGCTGCTCGGCGCCTGGGCGCTGGCCGCCTGCTCGGCCGCGGAGACGGCGGCCGTGGAGGAACACCTGGGCGGCTGCGGTGCCTGCGCCGACGAGGCCCGCCGGCTGCGCGAGGCGGTCGGCCTGCTGCACCAGCCGGAGAGCCTGGACCTGGACCCCGGTCTGCGCACCCGGGTCCTGGAGAGCTGCCTGCGGCGCCGGCCGCCGCGCATCCCGGTCCCCGACTGGGCCGCGCCGTACGACGCCGAGACCGCCCGGCTGGACGCGCTGCTCCAGGACTTCAAGGACGCGGAGTGGCAGGCGCCGGTGGAACTGCGCTGGTTCGAGAACGACGTCCCGGTCGTCCGCCGGACCACCGTCGCCGGGGTCATAGCGCACCTGCTCGCGGTGGACGGGCTGATCGCCGCCGCGCTCGGCCTCGCGGACCCGCTGGGCCGGTCCGCCGGCCCGACCGGAGCGGGCGCGGCGGGACCGGCCGGCCGCACGGAGGCCTACTGGCGGTCCGCGCACCTGCCGCCGGCGCACGCGGTGCGCGGAGCCTGGCGGGAGCAGAGCCACGCCCTGGTGCGCACGGTGTCCTTCACCGGCGGCCGCACGGGCGGACTGCCGGTGTCCTACGGCGAGTTCACGCTGCCCCTGCACGACGCGATGCTGGACCGGGCCTTCGAGTGCTGGGTGCACGCCGAGGACATCGCCAAGGCGGTGGACTACCCGTACGCGGCGCCGACGCCCCGGCACCTGCACCGGATGATCGGCCTCGCGGCCCGCGTGCTGCCGACGGTGCTCGCCGAGCGCCGCCGCGCGGGCCTGTCCGAGCCGGCCCGCCACACCCCGCACCTGGTGCCGGCCGGGGCGCCCGGCCGCAGCCTGCGGCTGGAGATCGAGGGCGACGCCGGAGGCGAGTGGCTGATCCCGCTGGACTCACCGGCGGCACAGGGCTCCGCGGAACTGGAGGTGGCCCGTGT
- a CDS encoding transcriptional regulator — translation MAARPLVARQPNERLQALIQEAGCSNAGLARRVNMCGAEHGLDLRYDKTSVARWLRGQQPRGRAPAIIAEALGRKLGRTVTIDEIGMANGKNLASGVGLQFSPTVLGAIEQVCELWRSDVGRRDFLSGSSVAASALVEPSRDWLISAPDTQVARQAGPRVGQSDVAAVRSMTQALVDLDHQYGSGHVRPVVVHYLNSVVSGLLAGSYREAVGRELFATVARLTELAGYMAVDTGQPGLAQRYYIQSLRLAQAAGDRGYGGYVLAASMSHLAAQLGNPREIAQLARAAQEGARGHVTPRAEAMFHAAEARGHALLGDARAAQAAGGRAVAALERADAADGDDPAWIAHFDQAYLADELAHCHRDLGQPEQAARYAEQSLAGHPASRARRRAIGYVLLATAQVQQREIEQACNTGMRAVELLETLRSNRGAEYLDDLQQRLEPFQEEAVVREFGARLELQQAA, via the coding sequence ATGGCCGCAAGGCCTCTCGTGGCGAGGCAGCCGAACGAACGGCTGCAGGCACTCATCCAGGAAGCGGGGTGCTCGAACGCCGGGCTGGCCCGGCGGGTCAACATGTGCGGCGCCGAGCACGGCCTCGACCTGCGCTACGACAAGACGTCCGTGGCCCGCTGGCTGCGCGGCCAGCAGCCACGGGGCCGGGCCCCGGCGATCATCGCCGAGGCGCTCGGGCGCAAGCTCGGCCGGACGGTCACGATCGACGAGATCGGCATGGCCAACGGCAAGAATCTCGCCTCGGGGGTCGGCCTCCAGTTCTCGCCGACGGTACTGGGAGCCATCGAGCAGGTCTGCGAGCTGTGGCGCAGCGACGTGGGACGCCGGGACTTCCTGTCCGGCTCCTCCGTCGCCGCCTCCGCGCTGGTCGAGCCCAGCCGGGACTGGCTGATCTCGGCGCCGGACACCCAGGTGGCCCGGCAGGCGGGCCCGCGCGTGGGCCAGTCCGACGTGGCCGCCGTGCGGTCCATGACCCAGGCGCTGGTGGACCTCGACCACCAGTACGGCAGCGGGCACGTCCGCCCGGTCGTCGTGCACTACCTCAACAGCGTGGTGTCCGGGCTGCTCGCGGGCTCCTACCGGGAGGCGGTCGGCCGCGAACTCTTCGCCACCGTCGCCCGGCTGACCGAACTGGCCGGGTACATGGCGGTGGACACCGGCCAGCCGGGCCTGGCCCAGCGGTACTACATCCAGTCGCTGCGCCTCGCCCAGGCCGCGGGAGACCGCGGGTACGGCGGTTACGTCCTGGCCGCCTCCATGAGCCACCTCGCCGCGCAGCTCGGGAACCCGCGCGAGATCGCCCAGTTGGCGCGGGCGGCGCAGGAGGGCGCGCGCGGGCATGTCACCCCGCGCGCGGAGGCGATGTTCCACGCCGCCGAGGCGCGCGGGCACGCCCTGCTCGGCGACGCGCGCGCGGCACAGGCGGCCGGCGGACGCGCGGTGGCGGCGCTGGAGCGCGCCGACGCCGCCGACGGCGACGACCCGGCGTGGATCGCGCACTTCGACCAGGCCTATCTGGCCGACGAGTTGGCGCACTGCCACCGCGACCTCGGGCAGCCCGAGCAGGCGGCGCGGTACGCCGAGCAGTCGCTGGCCGGGCACCCCGCCTCCCGGGCCCGCCGCCGCGCCATCGGCTATGTGCTGCTCGCCACCGCCCAGGTGCAGCAGCGCGAAATCGAGCAGGCCTGCAACACCGGTATGAGAGCGGTGGAGTTGCTGGAGACACTGCGCTCCAACCGGGGCGCCGAGTATCTGGACGACCTCCAGCAGCGCCTGGAGCCGTTCCAGGAGGAGGCGGTGGTACGGGAGTTCGGGGCCCGCCTCGAACTCCAGCAGGCCGCGTGA
- a CDS encoding STAS domain-containing protein: MAVAFKVTGVEQGRWAVLRVSGELDLMTSPVLRQHVHDAVAEGHHSLVVDLSDVFFCDSSGVGVLIAARRLIRSCQGRLRLILPDRGAVDGSHVNRVLGALGVRRLFDVHPDLDSATTDEAGPLSA; this comes from the coding sequence ATGGCCGTGGCATTCAAGGTGACCGGCGTCGAGCAAGGCCGGTGGGCCGTGCTCCGGGTCTCCGGGGAACTGGACCTGATGACCTCGCCGGTGCTGCGCCAGCACGTGCACGACGCCGTCGCCGAGGGACACCACAGCCTCGTCGTCGACCTCTCCGACGTGTTCTTCTGCGATTCCAGCGGGGTCGGCGTCCTCATCGCCGCCCGCCGGCTCATCCGCTCCTGCCAGGGCCGGCTGCGGCTGATCCTGCCGGACCGGGGCGCCGTCGACGGCTCGCACGTCAACCGCGTCCTCGGCGCGCTCGGCGTCCGCCGGCTCTTCGACGTCCACCCCGACCTCGACTCCGCCACCACGGACGAGGCGGGACCGCTGTCCGCCTGA
- a CDS encoding sigma-70 family RNA polymerase sigma factor: MARNDLSPRWDRKMQQRLARGEAAALGEMYDRFASLVHNLAHRVLDDERAADSVTREVFAHVWEHPETYDPKEGPLRSWLAEVTQRLAVQRLRAREELEQPLREARESTVRRASVAARADYIVHSMPAPLRAALDLAYNQRRDYRQTAADLGVTEDEARRRLRLGLQLLATAHDAGTPPGYRGAV; the protein is encoded by the coding sequence ATGGCCAGGAACGACCTGTCGCCCCGGTGGGACCGCAAGATGCAGCAGCGGCTCGCCCGTGGTGAGGCGGCGGCCCTCGGCGAGATGTACGACCGGTTCGCCTCCCTCGTGCACAATCTGGCCCACCGCGTCCTGGACGACGAGCGGGCCGCCGACTCCGTCACCCGCGAGGTCTTCGCCCACGTCTGGGAGCATCCCGAGACCTACGACCCCAAGGAGGGCCCGCTGCGCTCCTGGCTCGCGGAAGTCACCCAGCGGCTCGCCGTACAGCGGCTGCGGGCCCGGGAGGAACTGGAGCAGCCGCTGCGCGAGGCACGGGAGAGCACGGTCCGGCGCGCCTCGGTCGCCGCCCGCGCCGACTACATCGTCCACTCCATGCCCGCCCCGCTGCGGGCCGCCCTCGACCTGGCCTACAACCAGCGCCGCGACTACCGCCAGACCGCGGCCGACCTCGGCGTCACCGAGGACGAGGCCCGCCGCCGGCTCCGCCTCGGCCTCCAGCTCCTGGCCACCGCCCACGACGCGGGCACCCCGCCGGGATACCGGGGTGCGGTGTGA
- a CDS encoding EF-hand domain-containing protein, with translation MVSTEYERRIAARFAGLDQDGNGYIDREDFSAAAKALLTEFAVPARSATGQALYAGAEAFWQGMAGIADRDGDQRITRQEFVTGAVKRLRDNPGRFAEIARPFLHAALAVADTDADGRITVPDAARVLRALRVPAGPAGTAAAALDTDGDGRIDERDVVPAFARYFTVPEQA, from the coding sequence ATGGTCAGCACCGAGTACGAACGCCGGATCGCCGCCCGGTTCGCCGGCCTCGACCAGGACGGCAACGGTTACATCGACCGCGAGGACTTCAGCGCGGCGGCCAAGGCCCTGCTCACCGAGTTCGCCGTGCCCGCCCGCTCCGCCACGGGCCAGGCGCTGTACGCCGGCGCGGAGGCGTTCTGGCAGGGCATGGCCGGCATCGCCGACCGGGACGGCGACCAGCGCATCACCCGCCAGGAGTTCGTCACCGGCGCGGTCAAGCGGCTGCGCGACAACCCCGGCCGGTTCGCCGAGATCGCCCGCCCCTTCCTGCACGCGGCCCTGGCGGTGGCGGACACGGACGCCGACGGGCGGATCACCGTCCCCGACGCCGCCCGCGTCCTGCGCGCCCTGCGCGTGCCGGCCGGGCCCGCCGGGACGGCCGCCGCCGCGCTCGACACCGACGGCGACGGAAGGATCGACGAGCGGGACGTCGTCCCGGCCTTCGCCCGCTACTTCACGGTGCCCGAGCAGGCGTGA